In Acidimicrobiia bacterium, the following are encoded in one genomic region:
- a CDS encoding DUF5719 family protein, translating to MKRLLMLLLAGGLFTIVFFMPKPVVDETPTVATTIPDVEPSIQAFALCPWASTEGALEGQLGIMAPDDAAATLTFPSSGEVRDTRRLDLEGLAGVTFDLGSMPFEGQMPLIVEFTADASVGVLAYDDVSLLGAGCPSSVPKIWLLPGGSTRPGEILELQLFNPFPEDARVTVVMTNENDFEPEPSLEAVTVNALSWRTIDISALLPLRESLSATVEVEKGVVIPAFLQTGPEDSALWAGVERSEGWEFPLVTTGGLEATLVLSNPNSLDVGFAVDRFGTRSSETDLIEGVIEAGKHVRIRLSELLTEPSGLQVRAEGLIGAVMVGESEQARAVTAGAPTLSASWLIPGLGALADAEHELWILNTSAEQVTVTYAALNPNGTDRSGKVAVAAGSVRRVNLGITDVAGIFVQATDPISVGASMRRGNAVAYLSPVPLPEG from the coding sequence ATGAAGCGACTGCTCATGCTCTTGCTGGCCGGTGGATTGTTCACGATCGTGTTCTTCATGCCGAAACCGGTAGTTGACGAGACTCCGACCGTCGCGACGACGATCCCGGATGTCGAACCATCGATTCAGGCCTTTGCCCTGTGCCCTTGGGCATCGACCGAAGGGGCTCTCGAAGGCCAGCTGGGAATCATGGCTCCCGACGATGCGGCCGCGACCCTCACGTTCCCGTCTTCGGGAGAGGTGCGCGATACACGCCGGCTCGACCTCGAAGGTCTGGCCGGAGTCACCTTCGATCTCGGATCGATGCCGTTCGAGGGTCAGATGCCTCTCATCGTTGAGTTCACCGCCGACGCTTCGGTAGGGGTGCTCGCCTACGACGACGTCTCATTGTTGGGAGCCGGATGCCCTTCGTCGGTGCCGAAGATCTGGCTGCTCCCCGGAGGCTCGACCCGGCCGGGTGAAATACTGGAACTGCAGCTCTTCAACCCGTTCCCTGAGGACGCACGGGTCACCGTGGTGATGACGAACGAGAACGACTTCGAGCCGGAGCCGTCTCTCGAAGCCGTCACCGTGAATGCCCTCAGCTGGCGAACGATCGACATCTCCGCCCTGCTTCCCTTGCGCGAGTCACTGTCGGCGACGGTCGAGGTCGAGAAGGGCGTCGTGATCCCCGCCTTCCTCCAGACCGGCCCCGAGGACTCAGCCCTGTGGGCCGGCGTAGAACGGTCGGAAGGGTGGGAGTTCCCGCTCGTGACGACGGGCGGGCTGGAAGCAACTCTCGTGCTGTCAAACCCGAACTCTCTGGACGTTGGTTTTGCTGTTGATCGATTCGGCACACGGAGCTCGGAAACCGATCTCATCGAAGGCGTGATCGAAGCCGGGAAACATGTTCGGATCCGGCTATCCGAGCTGCTCACCGAACCATCCGGACTCCAGGTACGGGCCGAAGGCCTGATCGGGGCCGTCATGGTGGGCGAGAGCGAACAGGCTCGTGCCGTCACAGCAGGGGCCCCCACCCTGTCGGCCTCATGGCTCATACCCGGACTCGGGGCGCTCGCAGACGCCGAGCATGAACTCTGGATCCTCAACACGTCGGCGGAACAGGTGACGGTGACCTACGCTGCTCTGAATCCCAACGGAACAGACCGTTCCGGGAAGGTGGCGGTGGCGGCGGGGTCGGTCCGCCGGGTCAACCTGGGAATCACAGACGTCGCCGGCATCTTCGTGCAGGCAACCGATCCGATCTCGGTGGGCGCAAGCATGCGACGTGGGAACGCGGTCGCCTACCTGTCGCCGGTCCCTCTCCCGGAGGGATAA
- a CDS encoding DUF3499 family protein: protein MIGSCARCGTAAASIMSYNYGERAIWLDDIREGVPPGAGYLMCGQHSDRMTPPLGWTLTDRRTAARLFAPLEVA from the coding sequence ATGATTGGATCGTGTGCTCGATGTGGAACCGCCGCAGCTTCGATAATGTCCTACAACTACGGCGAACGTGCCATATGGCTGGACGACATCCGCGAGGGTGTGCCGCCCGGTGCCGGCTATCTCATGTGCGGTCAGCACTCAGATCGGATGACTCCGCCGCTCGGTTGGACGCTGACCGACCGTCGCACTGCCGCTCGGCTGTTTGCTCCGCTAGAGGTCGCCTGA
- a CDS encoding GtrA family protein: MKNYLKTFMNRESLRQFLRLGMVGGMNTVVDFGIFNVLLLLLPDERWEPSVAVTISYIAATAFSYVLNRRWTFELDGTWGSSRETGAFYVVNTIALAATLAIVEGAQVLWGPLTVLQLNIAKFAAVILILFPKYAGYRDLVFRRSIEKDLRN; the protein is encoded by the coding sequence GTGAAGAACTACCTCAAGACCTTCATGAACCGAGAGTCGCTCAGGCAGTTCCTCCGGCTCGGAATGGTTGGCGGCATGAATACGGTCGTCGACTTCGGCATCTTCAACGTCCTGTTGCTCCTCCTGCCGGATGAGCGATGGGAGCCATCGGTCGCGGTGACGATCTCATACATCGCCGCCACGGCATTCTCGTATGTGCTGAACCGGCGCTGGACCTTCGAACTCGACGGCACCTGGGGCTCTTCCCGGGAGACCGGGGCCTTCTACGTCGTCAACACGATCGCCCTGGCTGCGACGCTTGCGATCGTCGAGGGGGCACAGGTGCTGTGGGGGCCGTTGACCGTGCTGCAGCTCAACATCGCCAAGTTCGCAGCGGTGATCCTCATCCTCTTCCCGAAATACGCCGGCTACCGGGATCTGGTGTTCCGGCGTTCGATCGAGAAGGATCTACGCAACTGA
- a CDS encoding glycosyltransferase family 2 protein — MTSIAIVIPIHNEAGFLVDAWNRLSPELATLEADVRVCLVENGSTDDTLMIARGLDAPSVSVLALDRADYGAAMRSGFLEVSDADWVVNFDIDYFSVPFIRNLLDEETADVVIASKRAPGSEDRRSAFRRVGTLTFNTLLRTLFGSRVSDTHGIKGFRGEVIRELVPTTTRTQDLFDTELVLRAEMAGYPIAEVPVVVEELREARSSFLKRVPRTLKGLLQLRRSFSIERRNTRSR, encoded by the coding sequence ATGACCAGCATCGCGATAGTCATTCCAATCCACAACGAGGCGGGCTTCCTCGTCGACGCGTGGAACCGCCTGAGCCCGGAACTCGCAACGCTCGAGGCCGACGTGAGAGTGTGTCTCGTGGAGAACGGATCGACGGACGACACTCTGATGATCGCTCGGGGCCTCGACGCTCCCTCGGTCTCTGTGCTTGCTCTCGACCGGGCCGACTACGGGGCGGCGATGCGCTCCGGGTTTCTGGAAGTCTCGGATGCTGACTGGGTCGTGAACTTCGATATCGACTACTTCTCGGTTCCTTTCATCCGCAATCTGCTCGACGAGGAGACGGCCGACGTGGTCATCGCCTCCAAACGAGCACCCGGATCAGAGGATCGCCGATCGGCGTTTCGCCGGGTCGGGACGCTCACCTTCAACACTCTGCTGAGGACGCTCTTCGGTTCGCGGGTATCGGATACTCATGGAATCAAAGGCTTCCGAGGTGAGGTCATCCGTGAGCTCGTACCTACCACGACCCGGACTCAGGACCTCTTCGACACCGAACTGGTGCTGCGGGCAGAAATGGCCGGGTACCCGATTGCCGAAGTCCCCGTCGTCGTCGAGGAACTGCGGGAAGCACGCTCATCCTTCCTGAAGCGGGTACCGCGAACCTTGAAGGGCCTGCTTCAGTTGCGTAGATCCTTCTCGATCGAACGCCGGAACACCAGATCCCGGTAG
- a CDS encoding Trm112 family protein: MSDFGRIFKAYDIRGRTDIGELDAGGARGIGAAFAAFVGADRIAVGRDCRASSPSIAGAFIEGITGQGVDVLDLGEVATDTVYYVAGAENVPGAMITASHNPPEYNGIKLCRAGAAPIGHDTGLQEIRAMAEQGVSAAAATGSVEAFDANSGYVEHLFSIVNGPAISNLLVAVDGGNGMAGVVLPEVFSRIGAQLIPLYLEPDGTFPNHPADPLNPDNLVDLIALMGEEGADLGVAFDGDADRAFFIDDQLIPLSGSTTTALIARWFLGREPGAAIVHNLITSRAVPEIVSAAGGRPIRTRVGHSYIKQVMAETGAVFGGEHSGHYYFRDNYRADSGMLAMLVLLQVVSESGRPLSQLRLEVEPYSASGEINLAVDDQPVAMAAVENHFAAAELDTTDGLTVSWPDRWFNLRPSNTEPVLRLNVEGPDDVAVDELVGRVRAVIGGAGGGPGLIAPELKAILVCPKCHGDLREDIENSKLECTQCGLRYPVADGIPVMLIDEAESPS; encoded by the coding sequence ATGAGCGATTTCGGCAGGATCTTCAAGGCCTACGACATTCGGGGACGGACGGATATCGGAGAGCTCGACGCCGGGGGAGCGCGCGGTATCGGCGCAGCCTTCGCCGCCTTCGTCGGGGCCGATCGGATCGCGGTCGGGCGTGACTGCCGCGCATCGTCACCGTCCATTGCCGGCGCCTTCATCGAAGGCATCACCGGGCAGGGCGTCGACGTCCTAGACCTCGGCGAGGTTGCCACCGACACCGTCTACTACGTTGCCGGCGCCGAGAACGTTCCGGGAGCCATGATCACTGCTTCGCACAATCCTCCCGAATACAACGGCATAAAACTGTGCCGCGCAGGCGCCGCACCGATCGGGCACGACACCGGTCTGCAGGAGATCCGGGCCATGGCGGAGCAAGGCGTCTCTGCCGCCGCCGCAACGGGGTCCGTGGAGGCTTTCGACGCAAACTCGGGATACGTCGAGCACCTGTTCTCGATCGTGAATGGGCCTGCCATCAGTAACTTGCTGGTGGCGGTCGATGGCGGCAACGGCATGGCCGGGGTCGTCTTGCCGGAGGTCTTCTCCCGCATCGGGGCGCAGTTGATCCCGCTCTATCTCGAACCTGACGGTACCTTTCCCAACCATCCGGCGGATCCGCTCAACCCGGACAACCTCGTCGATCTGATCGCGCTCATGGGCGAAGAGGGAGCGGACCTCGGCGTGGCTTTCGACGGCGACGCCGACAGGGCGTTCTTCATCGACGATCAACTAATACCTCTGTCCGGCAGCACCACGACGGCGTTGATCGCCAGATGGTTCCTCGGTCGTGAGCCGGGAGCGGCGATCGTTCACAACCTGATCACCAGCCGCGCCGTGCCGGAGATAGTCTCCGCGGCAGGCGGCAGGCCGATCCGCACGAGGGTCGGTCACTCATACATCAAACAGGTGATGGCCGAAACCGGTGCCGTGTTCGGCGGGGAGCACAGCGGCCACTACTACTTCCGGGACAACTACCGGGCCGATTCGGGAATGCTCGCCATGCTCGTTCTCTTGCAGGTTGTCTCCGAGTCGGGCCGGCCCCTCTCGCAGTTGCGCCTCGAGGTCGAGCCGTACTCCGCCTCCGGTGAGATCAACCTCGCCGTCGACGATCAACCTGTTGCGATGGCAGCCGTCGAGAACCATTTCGCGGCAGCCGAACTCGACACGACGGACGGACTGACCGTTTCCTGGCCGGACCGGTGGTTCAACCTGCGTCCCTCGAACACCGAGCCGGTCCTGCGGCTGAACGTGGAGGGTCCCGATGACGTGGCGGTCGACGAGCTGGTCGGTCGGGTTCGCGCCGTTATCGGCGGAGCCGGCGGCGGGCCCGGACTGATCGCGCCGGAACTCAAAGCGATCCTCGTGTGTCCGAAGTGCCACGGCGATCTGCGCGAGGACATCGAGAACTCGAAACTGGAGTGCACGCAATGCGGGCTCAGGTACCCGGTCGCCGACGGGATACCGGTCATGCTCATCGATGAGGCAGAATCTCCGAGTTGA
- a CDS encoding adenosylhomocysteinase, translating to MDYDIADPSLAEAGARRIAWAGRRMPVLETIRERFRSERPLEGRTVAACLHVTAETANLMLALRDGGARVLLCASNPLSTQDDVAAALVEDNIPVFAVRGEDSDRYYRHIHAVLDAEPDVTMDDGADLATILHTERTELNPVGSTEETTTGVIRLRAMAEDGTLRLPVVAVNDSATKHLFDNRYGTGQSAIDGILRASNVLIAGSTVVVVGYGDCGRGVADRADGFGAKVVVVEVDPIRALEAAMDGYRVLNADDAAEIGDVFVTVTGNMHVLRGRHFERMKDGAILSNAGHFDIELDLEGLIGMAVSRRPLRENLEEFELADGRRLCVAAEGRLVNLGAAEGHPADVMDMSFANQAMAAEWLIANAGSLEPGIYTLPEELDGRVAAIKLATMGCGLEVLTDEQKRYLASWQVGT from the coding sequence ATGGACTATGACATCGCAGACCCCTCCCTGGCTGAGGCCGGAGCCAGGCGTATCGCCTGGGCGGGGCGCAGAATGCCGGTGCTCGAGACCATCCGGGAACGTTTTCGCTCCGAGCGTCCGCTGGAGGGCCGGACGGTTGCCGCCTGCCTTCACGTGACGGCGGAAACGGCCAACCTGATGCTGGCGCTCCGCGACGGCGGTGCCCGTGTACTGCTCTGCGCGAGCAACCCACTCTCCACCCAGGACGATGTGGCGGCCGCGCTGGTGGAGGACAACATTCCCGTATTCGCCGTGCGCGGGGAGGACTCGGACCGCTACTACCGGCACATACACGCGGTCCTGGACGCCGAACCCGATGTGACGATGGACGACGGCGCCGACCTCGCAACCATCTTGCACACCGAGCGCACCGAACTGAACCCGGTGGGATCGACCGAGGAGACCACCACGGGTGTGATCCGGCTGCGGGCGATGGCGGAGGACGGGACTCTCAGATTGCCGGTTGTGGCGGTCAACGACTCGGCGACGAAGCACCTGTTCGACAACCGCTACGGCACCGGGCAGTCGGCGATCGACGGAATCCTCCGGGCCAGCAATGTGCTCATCGCAGGGTCGACGGTCGTGGTCGTCGGGTACGGCGACTGCGGTCGCGGTGTCGCCGACCGGGCCGATGGGTTCGGCGCGAAGGTTGTCGTCGTGGAGGTCGACCCGATCCGGGCCCTCGAGGCTGCGATGGACGGGTACCGGGTTCTCAACGCAGACGACGCGGCGGAGATCGGTGATGTGTTCGTTACGGTAACCGGGAACATGCACGTGCTGCGCGGTCGCCATTTCGAGCGGATGAAGGACGGCGCGATCCTTTCCAACGCCGGGCACTTCGACATCGAACTCGATCTCGAGGGCCTGATCGGGATGGCGGTGTCGAGGAGGCCTCTCAGGGAGAACCTCGAAGAGTTCGAACTCGCAGACGGGCGGCGGCTCTGCGTTGCCGCGGAGGGCCGTCTGGTGAATCTGGGAGCAGCCGAAGGCCACCCGGCAGACGTCATGGACATGTCGTTCGCCAATCAGGCGATGGCTGCCGAATGGCTGATTGCGAACGCCGGTTCTCTCGAACCGGGAATCTATACCCTGCCAGAGGAACTCGACGGCCGGGTCGCCGCCATCAAACTGGCAACTATGGGATGCGGGCTCGAAGTGCTGACCGACGAACAGAAGCGATACCTGGCCTCCTGGCAAGTCGGCACATGA
- the raiA gene encoding ribosome-associated translation inhibitor RaiA: MEVRVRGRNTTVDERLREMAESKVAHAGRFFDGLLDADVEFTEAQNPRVAEGRFKAEITSRAAGQIMRVESSAETAEAALDLAIDKMEKRLRRLKERLIERSRKGRRDVEAGFAALDDSDEGGPEIVRVKQFVMKPMTPEEAALQMDLLGHSFFFFQNAESDMPSVLYRRRDGALGLIEPA; this comes from the coding sequence GTGGAAGTTCGAGTCCGCGGTAGAAATACCACTGTGGACGAGCGACTTCGTGAGATGGCCGAGAGCAAGGTCGCTCACGCGGGTCGCTTTTTCGATGGTCTACTCGACGCCGACGTCGAGTTCACCGAAGCGCAGAACCCGCGGGTCGCCGAAGGGCGGTTCAAGGCGGAAATCACCAGCAGGGCGGCCGGCCAGATAATGCGGGTCGAATCCTCCGCGGAGACCGCTGAGGCTGCTCTCGACCTGGCCATCGACAAGATGGAGAAGCGACTGAGGCGCCTGAAAGAGAGGCTCATCGAGCGGTCCCGCAAGGGGCGCAGAGATGTCGAGGCCGGATTCGCGGCGTTGGACGACTCCGATGAGGGCGGCCCCGAGATCGTTCGCGTCAAGCAGTTCGTCATGAAACCCATGACGCCGGAGGAGGCAGCACTCCAGATGGACTTGCTCGGCCACAGTTTCTTCTTCTTCCAGAACGCCGAGAGCGACATGCCCAGCGTGCTCTATCGTCGGCGCGACGGTGCACTTGGATTGATCGAGCCGGCATGA
- a CDS encoding response regulator transcription factor, producing the protein MTRVIIVDDAPLFSAGMSAALENAGFKVVGSAENALAGVEVAREHQPDLVILDVLMPGISGLEVVDKLKEAAPATKVVLLTASESEEDLLKAIKAGSVGYITKTTPLPQLVTAMQDVAAGGAVVSPAMGMKLFETVAQMLRHRDVIVGRKPALTGREIEVLQAVARGRTSREIGEMLFISENTVKNHVRNILDKLGLHSRGEAVMYALREDLIRID; encoded by the coding sequence ATGACACGTGTGATCATCGTCGACGACGCCCCTCTCTTCTCCGCCGGAATGTCGGCAGCCCTGGAGAACGCCGGCTTCAAGGTGGTGGGATCCGCCGAGAACGCCCTGGCCGGCGTGGAGGTTGCCAGAGAACACCAGCCGGATCTCGTGATACTCGACGTTCTGATGCCCGGGATCTCCGGTCTCGAGGTGGTCGACAAGCTCAAAGAGGCGGCACCGGCGACGAAAGTGGTTCTGCTGACTGCGAGCGAATCGGAGGAAGATCTCCTCAAGGCGATCAAGGCGGGCAGTGTCGGGTACATCACGAAGACGACCCCGCTTCCCCAGTTGGTCACGGCCATGCAGGATGTCGCAGCCGGCGGCGCCGTGGTGTCTCCGGCGATGGGTATGAAGCTCTTCGAGACGGTTGCCCAAATGCTTCGCCACCGAGATGTGATCGTCGGTCGGAAGCCGGCGCTCACGGGTCGCGAGATCGAAGTACTTCAGGCAGTGGCGCGGGGCCGGACGAGTCGGGAGATCGGAGAGATGCTCTTCATCTCTGAGAACACGGTCAAGAACCACGTGAGGAACATTCTCGACAAACTGGGACTGCACTCCCGCGGTGAGGCCGTGATGTATGCGCTGCGTGAAGACCTGATTCGTATCGACTGA
- a CDS encoding HEAT repeat domain-containing protein, with amino-acid sequence MPKERPPQVVAVEALGTAWTVHSLYPDPEAQPAFRRAVEALIEVVESDMAIEIEGARFLFDGADIETEREGAERLARRCFVHHVESIRFESAPTAVDVAKFFGSLAKEEDAVRAAGGIGAALRRSGVASMSVVQRTQLRTVTEDTTVDRNERVQSVIEHGADPKEFAAALIEKAGGDPELLAEMFLDEYQQTLELVSDDDYQGREEVVKAFVEAFFHIPEPANLAVFARFLDQRESDDERAFLDQFAGNELARLAPRLDPQGLALLLDYARVSTDQADGRPEELLELLQTTDAVQAAREVAAVSVHERLRDLAGSEVSKAAYLEALRAGFPNPQHFFYHALEVFRGLLHAEDRDDRFRRLMRIWIGKVGTAVRRGQYRRAELWLRAVLDASTFPERRRPEIDEALAQISSSEIMSAVVQKAAEGGDAAPAVRLLTALGTGAVNVLVDLLAEEQDAARRRMLVDILSDVARSDPAPLTARLNDSRWYLVRNIVIVLRHTGDRDAIRLMRPVLSYSDHRVRLEALRGLAMLGDEADPFFETALGDDHASVRQTAIALLGTHATETAERLLVAALDRRNLDLSEKERVVELLAERTGPMARAALEELAARRFSFSATTRVLRRRARGALKGSPA; translated from the coding sequence ATGCCGAAGGAGCGTCCCCCGCAGGTCGTCGCCGTGGAGGCACTGGGCACGGCCTGGACCGTTCACAGCCTCTACCCGGACCCTGAAGCGCAGCCGGCCTTTCGGCGCGCCGTGGAGGCGCTCATCGAGGTCGTCGAATCCGACATGGCGATCGAGATCGAAGGCGCTCGCTTCTTGTTCGACGGCGCCGATATCGAGACCGAACGGGAAGGGGCCGAGCGCCTGGCGCGGCGCTGTTTCGTTCACCATGTCGAGTCGATTCGATTCGAGAGCGCTCCGACCGCCGTCGACGTCGCGAAGTTCTTCGGGTCGTTGGCGAAGGAGGAAGACGCCGTCCGTGCCGCCGGTGGGATAGGGGCCGCGCTCCGCCGCAGCGGAGTCGCCAGCATGTCGGTCGTCCAGCGCACCCAGCTGCGCACCGTCACGGAAGACACAACCGTCGATCGCAACGAGCGCGTGCAATCGGTGATCGAACACGGTGCCGATCCCAAAGAATTCGCCGCGGCACTGATAGAGAAGGCCGGTGGCGATCCAGAACTCCTGGCTGAGATGTTCCTCGATGAGTATCAGCAAACACTGGAGCTGGTCTCCGATGACGACTACCAGGGCCGGGAAGAGGTCGTCAAGGCTTTCGTCGAGGCTTTCTTTCACATTCCGGAACCGGCCAACCTGGCCGTCTTTGCGCGGTTCCTGGATCAGCGGGAATCAGATGACGAACGGGCATTCCTCGATCAGTTCGCCGGCAATGAACTGGCTCGACTCGCTCCACGGCTCGATCCGCAGGGATTGGCATTGCTGCTCGACTATGCCCGCGTTTCCACCGATCAGGCGGACGGCCGTCCGGAGGAACTCCTGGAGCTCCTCCAAACCACCGACGCCGTGCAGGCGGCGCGTGAAGTTGCGGCAGTGAGCGTTCACGAACGGCTCCGGGATCTGGCCGGCTCGGAGGTCAGCAAAGCCGCCTACCTGGAGGCGCTGCGGGCGGGGTTCCCGAATCCGCAGCATTTCTTCTACCACGCTCTCGAAGTCTTCCGCGGGTTGCTCCATGCCGAGGATCGCGATGATCGATTCCGCCGCTTGATGCGCATCTGGATTGGCAAGGTGGGAACCGCCGTGCGCCGCGGTCAGTACCGGCGAGCCGAGTTGTGGCTGCGCGCAGTGCTGGATGCCAGCACGTTCCCGGAGCGGCGGCGCCCGGAGATCGATGAGGCTCTCGCCCAGATCTCCTCCTCGGAGATCATGAGCGCCGTCGTCCAGAAGGCGGCCGAGGGCGGAGATGCGGCTCCGGCCGTTCGCTTGCTCACGGCGCTCGGAACCGGCGCGGTGAACGTGCTGGTTGATCTGCTGGCGGAAGAACAGGACGCCGCCAGGAGGCGCATGCTGGTCGACATCCTCTCGGACGTCGCTCGCAGCGATCCGGCTCCTTTGACTGCGCGGTTGAACGACTCCCGCTGGTACCTCGTTCGCAACATCGTGATCGTCCTCCGCCACACCGGTGACCGTGACGCCATCCGGTTGATGCGACCCGTTCTCTCGTATTCCGACCACCGCGTTCGCCTCGAAGCCTTGCGAGGTCTGGCAATGCTCGGGGATGAAGCCGACCCATTCTTCGAGACGGCGCTCGGTGACGATCACGCCAGCGTCCGGCAGACTGCCATCGCCTTGCTGGGCACGCACGCTACCGAGACGGCGGAGCGCTTGCTGGTCGCCGCTTTGGACCGTCGTAATCTCGACCTCTCGGAGAAGGAGCGGGTGGTGGAACTGCTCGCCGAGCGGACGGGCCCGATGGCGCGGGCCGCGCTCGAAGAACTCGCCGCGAGGCGATTCTCGTTCAGCGCGACGACGCGGGTATTGCGGCGGCGGGCTAGAGGTGCACTGAAGGGGAGCCCGGCATGA
- a CDS encoding HD-GYP domain-containing protein has translation MSERLARAVLGQLRAAAKQLTLYPLDHPATGEVLGKLQQSANDLARDAVGEIVLSILGDSLYENRSLLAHASLEYNKLLRDLQNRGIESISFEFPVSEGDVYDLAAFASGLSGDIPAGGTIRLNEGPFTRAELESDEAISGLRRSYARSLDVLRGVALAIDVDEGFDLTGATWAVEQLVEHTLAQPSASLLLSTMKSHDEYTFYHSVNVCILSIALARLAGLPEDELKLLAVGALLHDIGKVRVQASTLQYPGRLNPEQWAEIKLHPQEGAAAILAAAAPGQEVAAVVAFEHHARFDGEGYPSLVYDRERHFFSRLVATADTYDALTTRRSYRRAETPNRALQVLLQGSGSFYDPNMVHAFIKMVGVYPTGSLLRLGGGELVMVTRNNEEAADHPEVVLVRTPGGEPLETPEPYSMIGREIVDQLTPAGAGIDPAALLEVSGFESA, from the coding sequence ATGAGCGAACGATTGGCACGAGCGGTGCTTGGGCAGCTGAGAGCGGCGGCCAAGCAGCTAACGCTGTACCCGCTGGATCATCCGGCGACCGGCGAGGTGCTGGGCAAACTCCAGCAGAGCGCCAACGATTTGGCGCGGGATGCGGTCGGCGAGATCGTTCTCTCGATCCTGGGCGACTCGCTCTATGAGAACCGCAGCCTGCTCGCCCATGCCTCACTCGAGTACAACAAGCTGTTGCGCGATCTGCAGAATCGGGGCATCGAGTCGATCTCCTTCGAGTTCCCCGTGTCGGAGGGCGATGTATACGACCTGGCCGCCTTCGCGTCCGGGCTCTCGGGCGATATTCCGGCGGGGGGGACGATCCGGCTGAACGAAGGCCCCTTCACCAGGGCGGAACTCGAATCCGACGAGGCCATCTCGGGCCTCCGCAGGTCGTATGCGCGTTCGCTGGACGTGTTGAGAGGGGTGGCGCTTGCGATCGACGTGGACGAGGGATTCGATCTCACGGGGGCGACCTGGGCAGTCGAGCAGTTGGTCGAGCACACCCTCGCTCAGCCGAGTGCATCTCTGCTCCTCTCGACGATGAAGAGTCACGATGAATACACGTTCTATCACTCTGTGAACGTTTGCATTCTCTCCATCGCACTGGCCCGCCTCGCCGGTCTGCCCGAAGACGAACTGAAACTGTTGGCGGTAGGAGCACTCTTGCACGACATCGGCAAGGTGCGGGTGCAGGCTTCGACTCTCCAGTATCCCGGTCGACTCAACCCGGAGCAGTGGGCAGAGATCAAGCTGCATCCGCAGGAAGGGGCGGCGGCCATTCTCGCCGCGGCAGCTCCCGGCCAGGAGGTAGCAGCGGTCGTGGCGTTCGAGCACCATGCCCGGTTCGACGGGGAGGGTTATCCGTCGCTGGTCTACGATCGCGAACGACATTTCTTCAGCCGCCTGGTCGCCACGGCAGACACCTACGATGCACTGACGACCCGCAGGTCGTATCGCCGTGCCGAAACTCCGAACCGTGCGCTGCAGGTGCTGTTGCAGGGTTCCGGCAGCTTCTACGATCCGAACATGGTCCACGCTTTCATCAAGATGGTGGGCGTGTATCCCACCGGTTCATTGCTGCGATTGGGCGGAGGGGAACTCGTGATGGTCACGCGCAACAACGAAGAGGCGGCCGACCATCCCGAGGTGGTGTTGGTCCGGACGCCGGGCGGTGAACCTCTCGAGACGCCTGAGCCGTACTCGATGATCGGGCGGGAAATCGTCGATCAGCTCACTCCGGCGGGAGCCGGCATCGATCCGGCCGCGTTGCTAGAGGTTTCGGGATTCGAGAGCGCCTGA